One Chitinophaga varians DNA window includes the following coding sequences:
- a CDS encoding FecR family protein produces MDNDRIWTLLGKQLSGDISPSELSELDALVDDHPEGTAFRDVSAAVWQTPIQEVADRHDSYKRIWGAVAPQLQQPRRHRPVRRLLATAAAAAVLTATWAAWHFLRPPGPALQQISSSPGGKSRVPLPDGSIVWLNSNTQLHYEKNGFGKQHREITLTGEAFFDIAQSEGIPFIIHAGKVNIRVLGTAFNVKAYSSDSAVSATLVRGKIAVSFQDKTVVLRPDEKLTVPVSRQPAVLQPKHLEKDSSGLPAEISWLNHKLTFDNNTFAELADKMNRWYGITFYFDSPGLQQLRFSGIIDTESADEALKMLQLSRPFHYRIDGKAVHISN; encoded by the coding sequence ATGGACAACGATCGCATATGGACATTACTCGGCAAACAACTGAGCGGCGACATCTCCCCTTCTGAACTGTCAGAGCTGGACGCGCTGGTGGACGACCATCCGGAGGGAACTGCTTTCCGGGATGTTTCCGCGGCTGTCTGGCAAACACCTATACAGGAAGTGGCAGACCGCCATGACAGCTACAAACGCATCTGGGGCGCAGTAGCACCACAACTGCAACAGCCCCGCCGGCATCGTCCTGTACGCAGACTGCTGGCCACGGCCGCAGCGGCAGCGGTGTTGACAGCCACCTGGGCCGCCTGGCATTTTTTACGTCCACCCGGCCCCGCATTACAACAAATCAGTTCCTCTCCCGGCGGCAAATCCAGGGTGCCGCTTCCCGATGGCTCCATCGTATGGCTCAACAGCAACACACAACTTCACTATGAAAAAAACGGCTTCGGCAAACAACACCGCGAAATCACCCTCACCGGAGAAGCCTTCTTTGATATTGCCCAAAGCGAGGGCATTCCTTTTATTATCCACGCCGGCAAAGTCAACATCCGTGTGCTCGGCACCGCCTTTAACGTAAAAGCCTATAGCAGCGACAGCGCTGTATCTGCCACATTGGTACGCGGTAAAATTGCCGTATCGTTCCAGGATAAAACCGTAGTACTGCGCCCTGATGAAAAACTGACAGTACCGGTATCCCGCCAGCCTGCCGTTCTCCAGCCCAAACACCTGGAAAAAGACAGCAGCGGCCTGCCCGCAGAAATATCCTGGTTAAACCATAAACTGACATTCGACAACAACACATTTGCTGAACTGGCCGATAAAATGAACCGGTGGTACGGCATCACTTTTTATTTTGACTCGCCCGGCCTGCAACAGCTGCGGTTTTCCGGCATCATCGATACAGAATCGGCAGACGAAGCGCTGAAAATGCTTCAGCTGTCACGCCCCTTTCACTACCGGATTGACGGGAAAGCGGTGCATATCAGTAATTAA
- a CDS encoding RNA polymerase sigma-70 factor translates to MRDDIPELQNRIYNGDTKAFKELYDCYCAPLLQVALAIARHREMAEEIVADVFIAVWRHRKDLREITNLKWYLYAATRNIALNHLRKYAHHKTWHLDEASLPEYEINPEAQLISNEMMQHINLAINALPPQCRLIFKLVKEDGLKYREVADLLNISIKTVENQVGIALKKLASVRAFLLVSPPTINHQ, encoded by the coding sequence ATGCGCGACGATATCCCCGAATTGCAAAACAGAATATACAACGGTGATACAAAGGCATTTAAAGAATTATACGATTGCTACTGTGCGCCATTGCTGCAGGTGGCCCTGGCCATAGCCCGCCACAGGGAAATGGCCGAGGAAATAGTAGCCGATGTATTTATTGCCGTATGGCGGCATAGGAAAGATCTCCGTGAGATCACTAATTTGAAATGGTACCTCTATGCGGCCACCCGTAATATCGCGCTCAACCATCTCCGCAAATATGCCCATCACAAAACCTGGCATCTCGACGAGGCCAGTTTGCCGGAATATGAGATAAACCCGGAAGCCCAGCTCATCAGCAATGAAATGATGCAACACATTAACCTGGCCATCAATGCGCTGCCGCCGCAGTGCCGCCTCATTTTTAAACTGGTAAAAGAAGACGGCCTTAAATACAGGGAGGTGGCCGATCTGCTCAACATCTCCATAAAAACAGTGGAAAACCAGGTGGGCATCGCCCTTAAAAAACTCGCGAGTGTGAGAGCATTTCTTCTTGTGTCTCCTCCCACCATCAATCATCAGTAG
- a CDS encoding TonB-dependent receptor has protein sequence MKLMFLWAFNKSLHGGLRAIFAVSLLFIASIPVSATSASQEKISISLEKVSIKTVLKTIQQKSRYRLIYNDDILPEKPPVSIHAENASVEQLLSQTFAGTTLHYTVMDNDAIVIASGTAAAKISGTVKNERGEPLIGVSVKVKGTTTGTMTNETGHFELQAGTGVTLVFSYVGYEQTEIISTADPITVILKESASGLNEVVVVGYGTQKKTSSTASVAAVQGKELAKAPVTNISNSLAGNVSGISMRPNGGQPGRDNPDIHIRGIATTGNNSPLIVVDGIIRNNINEISPSSIASVTVLKDAAAVAPYGLGGANGVILITTKRGQTGMPSLSLNAYYGWQTPTYYPKMLNAQDYMRLRNEAYRNENPGGTQQPFADDFINSYADLNAKDPDKYPISNTKDLVRMHAPIQNYNLQLSGGTKVVRYYAGIGFLKQDGMFDPINYRRYDYNVNMEVSATPTTTVSLSLIGAVQQTNSVDAATTPGQLFRSAYKLIPITNLYYSNGLWGEFAGNSPVGILNAGYSRRDATSLLTTLAVEQQLPFIKGLSIKGTFSYDPNDFTVKGWHTPFYFYSQNTATTPYSYTKQISTSEGSAAPYTWLNQEYSKNRYFTYQGYLNYHNNFGKHDITGLVVAEARRNDSTGFSARRNNFAVNIDELGMGSSNKNDFDNNGSTVTGSQLGFVYRLGYVYDHKYLFEAAGRYDGHYYFAPGKRWGYFPAFSAGWIISEENFMAGLGSTLSYLKLRASWGKSGNLAGAAYQYLNGYNLYGNAYAFGNGSMVQGSNITREPNPNITWEISTKTDIGLDATFWHGLLTIEADYFHERRTGMLLPPAVTVPVEYGLNLSDENAGIMENRGIEVSVGTSRRFSNGLQVNLNGNFSYAKNKMVQVFETAATRDNPNRSRTGRPTGTQFGYHALGLFTAADDKNNDGIINAEDGYNVTQFGVLHPGDIRYADISGPNGKPDGKIDSYDEVVIGNPVYPFITYGFTPSASWKGFDLSLFFQGSALASLNIRGFQTVPFNNNNSNSAYEYYNNHWTPQTPDGKYPRANQSPYANNTQNSDFWMMKTGYLRLKTAVLGYTLPAGISKAMKMQRLRCYFSGQNLLTISKMKFMDPEVGYTDLETAYPNQKVFVFGLNATF, from the coding sequence ATGAAACTAATGTTCCTATGGGCTTTCAATAAAAGCCTCCATGGCGGGCTGCGGGCCATATTTGCTGTGTCTTTGCTGTTCATCGCCAGCATACCCGTATCTGCCACCTCTGCCAGCCAGGAAAAGATCAGCATCTCCCTGGAGAAAGTCAGCATTAAAACAGTACTGAAAACCATTCAACAAAAAAGCCGGTACCGGCTTATCTACAACGACGACATCCTGCCGGAAAAACCTCCGGTATCTATCCATGCGGAAAATGCCTCCGTGGAACAACTGCTTTCCCAGACTTTCGCCGGCACCACACTGCACTACACCGTGATGGACAACGATGCTATCGTGATAGCATCCGGGACCGCCGCTGCCAAAATAAGCGGCACCGTTAAAAACGAACGCGGTGAACCACTCATCGGCGTGTCCGTAAAAGTAAAAGGCACCACTACCGGTACCATGACCAACGAAACCGGCCACTTTGAACTACAGGCCGGCACCGGCGTCACATTGGTATTCAGTTACGTAGGCTACGAACAAACAGAAATCATCAGTACCGCCGATCCGATCACTGTCATCCTGAAAGAAAGCGCCAGCGGCCTGAACGAAGTCGTGGTAGTGGGCTACGGCACACAGAAAAAAACCTCCTCTACCGCCTCTGTGGCAGCAGTGCAGGGAAAAGAACTGGCCAAGGCACCCGTCACCAATATCTCCAATTCACTGGCCGGAAATGTTTCCGGCATCAGCATGCGCCCCAACGGAGGCCAGCCGGGAAGAGACAACCCCGATATACATATCAGGGGTATTGCCACCACCGGCAACAACTCGCCGCTGATCGTAGTGGACGGTATCATCCGTAACAACATCAACGAAATTTCTCCCAGCTCCATCGCTTCTGTTACCGTGTTAAAAGATGCCGCCGCAGTAGCGCCATATGGGTTAGGCGGCGCCAACGGCGTAATACTGATCACCACTAAACGCGGGCAGACAGGTATGCCGTCATTGTCACTCAACGCCTATTACGGCTGGCAAACGCCCACCTACTACCCTAAAATGCTGAACGCACAGGACTATATGCGCCTGCGCAATGAAGCCTACCGGAATGAAAACCCCGGCGGCACACAGCAACCTTTTGCTGATGATTTCATCAACTCATATGCAGACCTGAACGCCAAAGACCCGGACAAATATCCTATCAGCAACACCAAAGACCTGGTACGGATGCATGCGCCCATTCAAAACTACAACCTGCAGTTAAGCGGCGGCACCAAAGTAGTACGGTACTATGCCGGCATCGGCTTCCTTAAACAGGACGGGATGTTTGACCCGATAAACTACAGGCGTTATGATTATAACGTCAACATGGAAGTCAGCGCCACTCCTACCACCACTGTATCACTGTCACTGATAGGGGCCGTTCAGCAGACCAACAGCGTGGACGCGGCCACTACGCCGGGGCAGTTGTTCCGCAGTGCCTACAAGCTGATCCCCATCACCAACCTTTACTATAGCAACGGCCTCTGGGGCGAATTTGCCGGCAACTCGCCGGTAGGTATTCTCAATGCGGGATACTCCCGCCGCGATGCAACGTCCCTCCTTACCACGCTTGCCGTGGAACAACAACTGCCGTTCATCAAAGGGCTGAGCATTAAAGGAACTTTCAGCTATGACCCGAATGACTTTACGGTTAAAGGATGGCATACGCCGTTTTATTTTTACTCGCAGAATACTGCCACTACCCCTTACAGCTATACGAAACAGATATCCACCTCCGAAGGAAGCGCCGCACCATATACCTGGCTAAACCAGGAGTATTCCAAAAACCGGTACTTCACCTACCAGGGATATCTCAACTATCACAATAACTTCGGGAAACACGACATCACCGGCCTTGTGGTGGCAGAAGCCCGCAGGAACGATTCTACCGGCTTCTCCGCACGGCGGAATAATTTTGCGGTAAACATCGACGAGCTGGGCATGGGCAGCTCCAACAAAAATGATTTCGACAACAATGGCTCTACGGTCACCGGCAGTCAGCTTGGATTTGTGTACCGCCTGGGTTATGTCTACGACCATAAATATCTTTTTGAAGCAGCCGGCCGGTACGACGGGCATTACTACTTCGCTCCCGGTAAACGCTGGGGCTATTTTCCGGCCTTCTCCGCCGGGTGGATCATCTCGGAAGAAAACTTCATGGCAGGCCTTGGCTCTACCCTGAGCTACCTCAAACTCAGGGCCTCCTGGGGTAAATCAGGTAATCTCGCCGGTGCCGCATATCAGTACCTGAACGGCTATAACCTGTACGGTAACGCCTATGCTTTCGGCAACGGCAGTATGGTACAAGGCTCCAACATCACCCGGGAACCTAATCCCAATATCACCTGGGAGATATCCACCAAAACTGATATCGGCCTGGACGCTACCTTCTGGCATGGACTGCTCACCATAGAAGCTGATTATTTCCACGAACGAAGAACAGGCATGCTGCTGCCTCCGGCCGTGACCGTACCCGTGGAATATGGACTGAACCTCTCTGATGAAAACGCAGGCATCATGGAAAACCGGGGCATCGAAGTTTCCGTTGGCACCAGCCGCCGCTTTTCCAACGGCCTGCAGGTAAACCTGAACGGTAATTTCAGCTACGCCAAAAATAAAATGGTCCAGGTGTTTGAAACCGCCGCTACGCGCGACAATCCCAACCGCAGCAGAACAGGCAGGCCTACCGGCACACAGTTCGGCTATCATGCGCTGGGACTGTTCACCGCGGCAGATGATAAAAACAATGATGGCATTATCAACGCCGAAGACGGCTACAACGTTACCCAGTTTGGCGTGCTTCATCCCGGCGACATCCGCTATGCTGATATCAGCGGCCCCAATGGCAAGCCTGACGGTAAAATAGATTCCTACGATGAAGTAGTGATCGGTAATCCGGTATATCCTTTCATCACTTACGGTTTTACGCCCAGCGCCTCCTGGAAAGGGTTTGACCTTAGCCTGTTCTTCCAGGGATCTGCGCTGGCCAGCCTGAATATCCGGGGGTTTCAGACGGTCCCCTTCAACAACAACAACAGTAATTCCGCGTATGAATATTATAACAACCACTGGACACCTCAAACACCCGATGGTAAATACCCTCGCGCCAACCAGTCGCCCTACGCCAACAACACCCAGAACTCTGATTTCTGGATGATGAAAACAGGATATCTCCGTTTAAAAACAGCCGTGCTCGGATATACGCTTCCTGCCGGCATTTCCAAAGCGATGAAGATGCAGCGCCTCCGCTGTTATTTCTCCGGACAAAACCTTCTCACCATCAGCAAGATGAAATTCATGGACCCGGAAGTAGGTTACACCGACCTGGAAACAGCCTATCCTAACCAGAAGGTATTTGTATTTGGGCTCAATGCCACTTTTTAG
- a CDS encoding RagB/SusD family nutrient uptake outer membrane protein, whose amino-acid sequence MKRYIILLPIVLLLLSVLSCKKDFLENTDKTKLTDDIQWSNEGNADLFLNDIYSALPNYWNQPENLDNFTDDNDAGFYYTSYNWKQGIVEASSNDYTIWGGITGSGDLTNWPAIFTNIRKCNTFIAAVRKNAQNFSPEWLNKRLDEARFIRAFFYSELWMHIGGLPIITAPAERRTMDSAAIYTPRSSFAETVDFITSQLDSVVKDGHLPPKYNKGDANAGRATLGAALALKGWVELYAASPAFNDAQPAAGNDPYKVAGYNNYDLQRWAKAAATFKQFIDDYGNGKAYDLFPDPSAIWYEANEYHSEVVWDRQVVANTMGSSFEQYGGPVWINGAYYTWGNYCPTQELVDQFFMANGKPITDPASGYDPQHPYVGREKRFYDWIVYDGAPYKMTWMDKGDTIYTRIDKVHPSKNQIDFGTDDVTNTGYYFKKRLNPLVRPGGGAVSGANFIYYRYAEVLLGYAEAQNEATGPDASVYAAINQIRKRAGLPDLSPGLSQADMRAAIYQERRVELCFENKRFYDIIRWKTANTVMNVDKHAMKISNTVPDNNSGVWKYEIVPLNHPHVFTRKMYLNPVPQDVIDRNPKMVQNPGY is encoded by the coding sequence ATGAAGCGATATATCATTCTTTTGCCCATAGTACTATTGTTGCTCAGCGTCCTGTCGTGCAAAAAGGATTTCCTGGAAAATACAGATAAGACCAAGCTCACAGACGACATCCAGTGGAGCAACGAAGGCAATGCGGACCTTTTCCTTAACGATATCTACAGCGCATTGCCCAACTATTGGAACCAGCCGGAAAACCTGGACAATTTTACCGACGACAACGATGCCGGCTTCTACTATACTTCCTATAACTGGAAGCAGGGCATCGTGGAAGCCTCCTCCAACGACTATACGATATGGGGCGGTATCACCGGCTCCGGCGACCTTACCAACTGGCCGGCCATCTTTACCAATATCCGCAAATGCAACACGTTCATTGCCGCTGTGCGTAAAAACGCCCAAAACTTCTCCCCGGAGTGGTTGAACAAACGGCTCGACGAAGCCCGGTTTATCCGCGCTTTTTTCTACAGTGAATTGTGGATGCATATTGGCGGGCTGCCTATCATTACGGCGCCCGCAGAAAGGCGGACGATGGACAGCGCCGCTATCTATACGCCCAGGAGCAGCTTTGCGGAGACAGTGGATTTTATCACGTCGCAACTGGATTCCGTCGTTAAAGACGGTCACCTCCCGCCCAAATACAACAAGGGCGATGCAAACGCCGGCAGGGCCACCCTGGGCGCCGCGCTTGCACTGAAAGGATGGGTGGAGCTGTACGCCGCCAGCCCCGCCTTCAATGACGCGCAACCCGCCGCAGGCAACGACCCCTATAAAGTAGCCGGCTACAATAACTATGACCTCCAGCGCTGGGCTAAGGCCGCCGCCACTTTTAAACAGTTCATCGACGACTATGGCAATGGCAAGGCCTACGACCTATTCCCTGATCCCTCCGCCATCTGGTACGAAGCCAACGAATATCATTCAGAAGTGGTATGGGACCGGCAGGTAGTGGCCAACACAATGGGATCGTCTTTTGAACAATACGGCGGCCCCGTATGGATCAATGGCGCCTACTACACCTGGGGCAACTACTGCCCCACCCAGGAGCTGGTGGACCAGTTTTTTATGGCCAACGGAAAACCCATCACCGATCCCGCTTCCGGCTATGATCCGCAACACCCGTACGTTGGCCGGGAGAAACGCTTTTACGACTGGATCGTTTACGATGGCGCCCCCTATAAAATGACCTGGATGGACAAAGGCGATACTATATACACCCGCATAGACAAAGTACATCCCTCCAAAAACCAGATCGATTTTGGAACAGACGATGTGACAAATACCGGCTACTACTTCAAAAAGCGGCTTAACCCACTGGTACGGCCCGGCGGCGGCGCAGTAAGCGGCGCCAACTTCATCTACTACCGCTATGCGGAAGTGCTGCTGGGATACGCAGAAGCACAAAACGAAGCCACCGGCCCCGACGCCTCCGTATATGCCGCTATTAATCAAATCCGTAAAAGAGCCGGCCTGCCCGACCTTTCCCCGGGCCTGTCACAGGCGGACATGCGGGCGGCCATCTACCAGGAAAGAAGAGTGGAGCTCTGCTTTGAAAACAAACGTTTTTATGATATCATTCGCTGGAAAACAGCTAATACCGTGATGAACGTCGACAAACACGCGATGAAAATCAGCAATACCGTACCTGATAACAACTCCGGTGTGTGGAAGTACGAAATTGTGCCGCTGAACCACCCGCATGTGTTCACCCGGAAAATGTACCTGAACCCGGTGCCACAGGATGTAATAGACCGGAACCCGAAGATGGTGCAAAACCCTGGCTACTGA